From Roseburia hominis, the proteins below share one genomic window:
- a CDS encoding helix-turn-helix domain-containing protein produces the protein MEALLWETPEEMDKKLAGRVRLIRKRKNISQERLSVLSGVSYGSIKRFETTGQISLLALTRIAVALDCAQEIRGMFQKVPYRSIEEVINESK, from the coding sequence ATGGAAGCATTGTTATGGGAAACACCGGAGGAAATGGATAAAAAACTGGCCGGACGAGTAAGATTGATTCGGAAGAGGAAAAATATTTCGCAGGAAAGGCTAAGCGTTCTTAGCGGAGTCAGCTATGGTTCCATCAAAAGATTTGAAACGACCGGGCAGATTTCCCTTCTTGCGCTCACCAGGATCGCAGTTGCACTTGATTGTGCACAGGAGATTCGGGGAATGTTTCAAAAAGTGCCATATAGGAGCATTGAGGAGGTCATAAATGAAAGCAAATAA
- a CDS encoding glycine/sarcosine/betaine reductase component B subunit has protein sequence MGGMNLTLELIHIKDIRFGEVTQVKEHVLEINKKELIDYLQDDRLTSIDIELARPGESVRIIPVKDVIEPRVKIDEEGNAFPGFLGECEGTGDGRTKVLKGVGVVTTGKIVGFQEGIIDMTGPAAEHCYYSVLNNVVIVAEKKEGVAPAEHETAIRLAGIKAAKYLASCAKNVAADEEEVYHLEKPDKPLPKVAILFLAMAQGLLHDNYVYGVDAKKIHTTLLHPNELMDGALVSGNCVVASNKYTTYDHQNNPLVKELYKRHGKDLEFAGIIFTPSCPGLADKKRCCTGAINIARTLGLDGLLLPEEGGGNPEADLMMLCRNAEKNGIRTVMIVGAIGEEEAITDSTPEADAVVNVGSRIEKMLLPKMDRIIGHEEQIKILAGGSEESIRPDGSLYVTVSSIMSMHNGMGMTKLTSKVY, from the coding sequence ATGGGAGGAATGAATCTTACGTTGGAACTTATCCACATCAAGGATATCAGATTTGGCGAAGTAACGCAGGTAAAGGAGCATGTTCTGGAAATCAATAAGAAAGAATTGATTGACTATTTACAGGATGACAGGCTGACATCAATCGATATAGAGCTTGCCAGACCGGGAGAGTCGGTTCGCATTATACCGGTAAAAGATGTAATCGAGCCGAGAGTCAAAATCGATGAAGAGGGAAATGCATTTCCGGGATTTCTGGGAGAGTGCGAAGGAACCGGGGACGGTCGGACAAAAGTATTGAAAGGGGTCGGAGTAGTTACAACGGGGAAGATCGTTGGATTCCAGGAAGGAATCATCGACATGACAGGTCCGGCAGCCGAGCACTGTTATTATTCTGTTTTGAATAATGTTGTGATCGTGGCTGAAAAGAAGGAGGGAGTAGCGCCTGCCGAGCATGAGACCGCGATTCGTCTGGCAGGGATCAAAGCCGCAAAATATTTGGCCTCCTGTGCGAAAAATGTGGCCGCTGACGAAGAGGAGGTCTATCATTTGGAAAAACCTGACAAGCCTCTGCCGAAGGTCGCAATCCTGTTTTTGGCGATGGCACAGGGACTTCTCCACGACAATTATGTTTATGGAGTAGATGCAAAGAAGATTCACACGACGCTGCTTCATCCGAATGAATTGATGGATGGAGCGCTCGTAAGCGGAAACTGCGTGGTTGCGTCGAACAAGTACACCACTTATGATCATCAGAATAACCCATTAGTCAAGGAACTGTATAAAAGACATGGGAAGGATCTGGAATTTGCCGGAATCATATTTACCCCTTCCTGTCCGGGACTTGCAGATAAGAAAAGATGCTGTACCGGTGCGATTAACATTGCAAGGACATTGGGGCTCGACGGGCTTCTCCTCCCGGAAGAGGGCGGCGGGAATCCGGAGGCGGACCTCATGATGCTCTGCCGGAACGCAGAAAAAAATGGAATCCGCACAGTCATGATAGTAGGTGCCATCGGGGAGGAAGAAGCCATCACGGATTCAACTCCGGAAGCGGATGCGGTCGTCAATGTGGGAAGCAGAATTGAAAAAATGCTGCTGCCTAAAATGGATCGGATCATCGGCCATGAGGAGCAGATTAAGATTCTTGCCGGAGGCTCAGAGGAGAGTATCCGTCCCGATGGAAGTTTATATGTAACGGTTTCCAGCATTATGAGTATGCATAACGGAATGGGTATGACAAAATTGACATCAAAGGTATATTAA
- the spoVT gene encoding stage V sporulation protein T, giving the protein MKATGIVRRIDDLGRVVVPKEIRRTLRIREGDPLEIFTDREGEIILKKYSPIGEMGTFARQYAESMAQTLGYLVCVTDTDQIIAAAGPGKKDFQEKAITKQLGEVILRREQFQAGADDKKFTRVTAEQPAEFDCQVVSPIICEGDAIGAVVILAKEGKKKMGDTEQKLATCAAGFLGRQMEQ; this is encoded by the coding sequence ATGAAGGCAACAGGAATTGTACGTAGAATAGATGATCTGGGAAGGGTCGTCGTCCCCAAAGAGATCCGTCGGACTTTGCGGATTCGGGAGGGCGATCCACTTGAAATCTTTACAGACCGCGAGGGTGAGATCATTTTAAAGAAATACTCGCCGATCGGGGAAATGGGGACCTTTGCGCGGCAGTATGCGGAGAGTATGGCGCAGACGTTGGGCTATCTGGTCTGTGTGACCGATACGGACCAGATCATCGCGGCGGCAGGGCCGGGGAAGAAGGATTTCCAGGAGAAGGCGATTACGAAGCAGCTCGGAGAAGTGATTCTCAGAAGAGAGCAGTTTCAGGCGGGAGCTGATGACAAGAAGTTCACCAGGGTGACGGCGGAACAGCCGGCGGAGTTTGACTGTCAGGTCGTAAGCCCGATCATCTGTGAGGGTGACGCCATCGGGGCCGTGGTGATCCTGGCAAAGGAAGGGAAGAAGAAAATGGGGGACACGGAGCAGAAGCTCGCCACGTGTGCGGCAGGATTTCTGGGAAGACAAATGGAGCAGTAA
- a CDS encoding HTH domain-containing protein, with amino-acid sequence MRNILNYLKDAIDEKASLERWNAKKYLNLQLAGNYEYYLVTIFAEAFLLIKPIEMQSIQRLRIHILRIQEKVKYDVAVLIEEATPYTVKKMLEERIAFITVDRQLYLPFLALHIRKIQKKKMENEIREKFTASTQMIFLALLYSEEAQFGAEELAKKLNVSTMTVLRAFDELKRIGVVNYEIGGQTGRKKIIRPIEKKEYYRIGKDYLINPVKRSVNVSHIPENLKAYKCGLTALGEQTMLAEPTREKYAVYGNVKEVLNYQRTRAEALSEDLPEVQIMQYDISKLTENQYVDPITMILSLGQIDERVEIAVDEFMEGTEWYEA; translated from the coding sequence ATGAGAAATATTTTGAATTATCTAAAAGATGCAATAGATGAAAAGGCATCGCTTGAACGTTGGAATGCGAAGAAATATCTTAATTTGCAGTTGGCTGGTAACTATGAATATTATTTGGTGACTATTTTTGCTGAAGCATTTCTTTTAATTAAGCCAATTGAAATGCAGTCCATTCAAAGGCTCAGGATTCATATCCTCAGAATTCAGGAAAAAGTAAAATATGATGTGGCTGTATTAATTGAAGAAGCTACGCCTTATACTGTCAAAAAGATGTTGGAAGAAAGAATTGCATTTATAACGGTAGATCGACAATTATATCTGCCCTTTTTAGCATTGCATATAAGAAAAATACAGAAGAAAAAAATGGAAAATGAGATACGGGAAAAATTTACGGCATCTACACAGATGATTTTTTTGGCATTGTTATATTCCGAAGAAGCGCAGTTCGGAGCAGAGGAGCTTGCAAAGAAGTTGAACGTTTCCACAATGACAGTGTTAAGAGCGTTTGATGAATTGAAGAGGATCGGTGTTGTTAATTACGAAATTGGAGGACAGACCGGAAGAAAAAAGATAATTCGACCTATTGAGAAAAAAGAATACTATCGTATTGGAAAGGATTATTTGATTAACCCTGTGAAGAGAAGTGTCAATGTAAGTCATATTCCTGAAAACTTGAAAGCTTATAAATGTGGATTAACGGCGTTAGGTGAGCAAACGATGTTGGCTGAGCCAACACGTGAAAAATATGCGGTTTATGGAAATGTTAAAGAAGTTTTAAACTATCAGAGAACGAGAGCAGAGGCATTAAGTGAAGATTTGCCAGAAGTGCAAATTATGCAATATGATATCAGTAAACTAACAGAGAACCAATATGTGGACCCAATTACAATGATTTTAAGTTTGGGGCAAATTGATGAGAGAGTTGAGATTGCAGTAGATGAATTTATGGAGGGAACTGAATGGTACGAGGCATAG
- a CDS encoding glycine/betaine/sarcosine/D-proline family reductase selenoprotein B encodes MYRMRIVHYINQFFGQIGGEEAAGHPLEVRSGSVGPGNGLQKELGDAAQIVATIICGDNYYVEHAEAAEQVKEILKEYQADLLVAGPAFLAGRYGVSCGEVCKSAYEMGVEAVSSMNEDNPGVLMYRRYAYILPCGDSARYMTKTIKRMAEFIKRIAAGEIIDEPEKDGYIQRGIRKVFMSDKTGAQRGVDMLMDKIGGRPYKTELPMPVFEKVLPSPAIRDIKNATIAFVTTGGLVPKGNPNHLEASAAMKYVSHSFDEYGGFDLSCSETVHGGYDPVYVNEDGRRVLPSDVLKEMENAGEIGHLYDKVFVTTGTAMPTTRATEFGKSIAEELAEDKVDGVILTSTUGTCTRCGATIVKQLEAQGIPAVHICTVTPISKSVGANRIVPGISIPHVTGNPNVTPGEEKEVRRKLVQTALKALQTDIDDQTIFNVL; translated from the coding sequence GTGTACAGAATGCGGATTGTTCATTATATTAATCAGTTCTTCGGGCAGATCGGGGGCGAGGAAGCGGCCGGTCACCCATTAGAAGTAAGAAGCGGCAGCGTGGGCCCCGGAAACGGATTGCAAAAGGAATTGGGGGATGCGGCCCAAATTGTTGCGACGATCATCTGCGGCGACAATTATTACGTTGAACATGCAGAAGCGGCAGAACAGGTTAAAGAAATTCTAAAAGAGTATCAGGCCGATTTGCTTGTCGCAGGTCCGGCATTTTTGGCAGGACGCTATGGCGTCTCTTGCGGAGAAGTTTGCAAAAGCGCATATGAGATGGGAGTGGAAGCCGTCAGCTCCATGAACGAAGATAATCCGGGCGTGCTGATGTACAGAAGATATGCTTACATATTGCCGTGTGGAGACTCTGCAAGATACATGACGAAAACCATCAAAAGAATGGCCGAATTTATTAAGAGGATCGCGGCTGGGGAGATCATCGACGAGCCGGAGAAAGACGGATATATCCAGCGGGGAATTCGTAAAGTCTTCATGTCGGACAAGACAGGCGCCCAGCGTGGCGTGGATATGCTCATGGACAAGATCGGCGGGAGACCATATAAGACAGAACTCCCAATGCCGGTATTTGAAAAGGTGCTGCCAAGTCCCGCGATCCGGGATATTAAGAATGCCACGATTGCATTTGTCACGACGGGCGGACTGGTGCCGAAGGGAAATCCTAACCACTTAGAGGCATCGGCGGCGATGAAATACGTGAGTCACAGCTTTGACGAGTACGGGGGATTCGATCTTTCCTGTTCGGAAACCGTGCATGGAGGATACGATCCTGTGTATGTCAATGAGGACGGAAGGCGTGTACTGCCGTCGGACGTACTAAAAGAGATGGAAAATGCAGGGGAAATAGGACATCTGTATGACAAAGTCTTCGTCACCACCGGAACTGCGATGCCGACGACGAGGGCGACAGAATTTGGAAAATCCATAGCGGAAGAACTTGCGGAGGACAAGGTAGACGGTGTGATCCTGACCTCTACATGAGGTACCTGTACACGTTGCGGCGCAACGATCGTAAAACAGTTGGAAGCACAAGGTATTCCGGCAGTCCATATTTGTACAGTTACCCCGATCTCCAAGTCGGTCGGAGCAAACAGAATTGTTCCGGGCATATCCATACCACATGTGACGGGGAATCCGAATGTTACTCCCGGGGAAGAGAAGGAGGTCAGAAGAAAACTGGTACAAACGGCGTTAAAGGCTTTACAGACGGACATTGATGATCAGACGATTTTTAATGTATTATAG
- a CDS encoding ABC transporter ATP-binding protein — protein sequence MADKNRTKQSEILKKVFRRLGRYRIFLVFSILLATVTVALTLYVPKLTGKAVDYIVERGLVDFSGVVRIMIQIGICTLITAFAQWLMNVCNNKMTFQVVRDIRNEAFQKIEILPLKYIDGHPYGEVVSRVIADVDQFADGLLMGFTQLFTGVATIIGTFGFMLSVNVRITFVVVLITPVSFLVANFIAKRTFSMFKLQSETRGEQTGLIDEMIGNQKVVQAFGRGEDVLERFDEINGRLQKCSLKAIFFSSITNPATRFVNSLVYTGVGITGAFAVVNGSLSVGQLSCFLSYANQYTKPFNEISGVITELQNAIACAQRIFDLIEEEPQVPEKERAVVLKNIKGNVKLSDVSFSYVPQQRLIENFSLDVRPGQRVAIVGPTGCGKTTLINLLMRFYDVCGGSIQVEDLDIREVTRHSLRAGYGMVLQETWLKTGTIRDNIIMGRPDATEEEMIEAAKASHAHSFIKRLSKGYDTWITEDGGGLSQGQKQLLCIARVMLCRPPMLILDEATSSIDTRTEVKIQKAFASLMEGRTSFIVAHRLSTIREADVILVMKDGKIIEQGNHETLLRKGGFYKELYQSQFALS from the coding sequence ATGGCAGATAAGAACAGAACAAAACAGTCGGAGATTTTGAAGAAGGTATTTCGCCGTCTGGGAAGATACCGGATCTTTCTGGTATTTTCCATTTTGCTTGCGACGGTGACGGTGGCGCTGACCTTATACGTGCCGAAGCTGACAGGTAAAGCGGTGGATTACATTGTGGAGAGGGGCCTTGTGGATTTTTCGGGAGTGGTACGGATCATGATCCAGATCGGAATCTGCACACTGATCACGGCTTTTGCACAGTGGCTTATGAATGTGTGCAACAATAAAATGACCTTTCAGGTAGTGCGGGATATCCGGAATGAGGCATTTCAGAAAATCGAGATACTTCCGCTAAAATATATTGACGGCCACCCTTATGGAGAGGTGGTGAGCCGGGTCATCGCGGACGTGGATCAGTTTGCCGACGGACTTTTGATGGGATTTACCCAGCTTTTTACCGGGGTGGCGACGATCATAGGAACCTTTGGGTTCATGCTTTCGGTCAATGTCAGGATCACGTTCGTGGTGGTGCTCATCACTCCGGTATCCTTCCTGGTGGCGAATTTCATCGCAAAACGGACATTTTCCATGTTTAAGCTCCAGTCGGAGACCCGCGGGGAGCAGACAGGTCTGATTGATGAAATGATCGGAAACCAGAAGGTGGTACAGGCGTTTGGAAGAGGAGAGGACGTTTTGGAGCGGTTCGATGAGATTAACGGACGTTTGCAGAAATGTTCTCTGAAAGCGATCTTTTTCTCTTCCATTACCAATCCGGCGACCAGGTTCGTCAACAGTCTGGTCTACACGGGCGTGGGGATCACCGGTGCGTTTGCGGTGGTGAACGGTTCGCTCAGCGTCGGACAGTTGTCCTGTTTTTTGAGCTATGCAAATCAGTATACCAAACCATTCAACGAGATTTCCGGCGTCATAACAGAGTTACAAAATGCGATCGCCTGCGCGCAGCGTATCTTTGACCTGATCGAGGAGGAGCCGCAGGTGCCGGAGAAGGAGCGCGCGGTGGTGCTTAAAAATATCAAGGGCAATGTGAAGCTGTCCGATGTGTCATTTTCCTATGTACCACAGCAGAGGCTGATCGAGAATTTCAGCCTTGACGTAAGGCCGGGGCAGAGGGTCGCCATCGTGGGACCGACGGGCTGTGGAAAGACGACGCTCATTAACCTGCTGATGCGCTTCTACGATGTATGTGGCGGAAGTATTCAGGTGGAGGATCTGGATATTCGTGAGGTAACCCGCCATAGCCTCAGAGCCGGCTATGGAATGGTGCTGCAGGAAACATGGCTGAAGACCGGAACGATTCGGGATAATATTATCATGGGAAGACCGGACGCGACGGAGGAAGAGATGATCGAGGCGGCAAAGGCGTCTCACGCCCACAGCTTTATTAAGAGATTATCCAAAGGGTACGATACCTGGATTACGGAAGATGGAGGCGGTCTTTCCCAGGGACAGAAGCAGCTTCTGTGTATTGCCAGAGTCATGCTCTGCCGTCCGCCGATGCTGATTCTGGACGAGGCGACGTCCTCCATCGATACCCGTACAGAGGTGAAGATCCAGAAAGCATTTGCAAGCCTCATGGAGGGGCGTACCAGCTTTATCGTGGCACACCGTTTGTCCACGATCCGCGAGGCAGATGTGATTCTGGTCATGAAGGACGGAAAGATCATCGAGCAGGGGAATCACGAAACGCTGTTAAGGAAGGGCGGATTTTATAAGGAATTGTACCAGAGCCAGTTCGCGCTAAGTTAA
- a CDS encoding flavin reductase, producing MQITDDIRYVGVNDHEIDLFEGQYVVPNGMAYNSYVILDEKIAVMDTVDIRFTHEWLDNLSEVLGDRKPDYLIVQHMEPDHAANIQNFMNVYPDTTIVANTKCFGIMDQFFDLDASVKRLTVAEGDTLVLGKHTLAFVFAPMVHWPEVMVTYDTTDKVLFSADGFGKFGANDVEEDWACEARRYYIGIVGKYGAQVQNLLKKAGGLDIQVICPLHGPVLNENLGYYLNLYDIWSSYRVESDGIVIAYTSVYGNTKKAVELLASKLRDKGCPKVSVFDLARDDMAEAVEDAFRYGKLVLATTTYNAEIFPFMHTFITHLTERNFQNRTVAFIQNGSWAPLATRVMKKLLESSKNLTYAETEVTIKSALKEDSKEAIEKLAEELCRDYIAQSPEKANKNDMTALFRIGYGLYVVTCNDGKKDNGLIVNTVTQLTDNPNRVAVNINKQNYSHHVIKQTGKLNVNCLSVEAPFSVFQHFGFQSGRTVDKFADYDALYSDNGLPFLSRYINAFMSLEVESYVDLGTHGMFICTVSEARVMSDKETMTYTYYQKNVKPKPQTEGKKGFVCTVCGYIYEGDTLPDDIICPLCKHGATDFEPIG from the coding sequence TTGCAGATTACGGACGATATTCGATATGTTGGCGTTAATGATCATGAGATTGATTTGTTTGAAGGTCAGTATGTGGTACCAAACGGAATGGCGTACAATTCTTATGTGATTCTTGATGAAAAAATAGCGGTCATGGATACGGTAGATATCCGTTTTACGCATGAGTGGCTGGATAATTTGAGTGAGGTTTTAGGAGACAGAAAGCCGGATTATCTGATCGTACAGCATATGGAGCCGGATCATGCCGCAAATATTCAAAATTTTATGAATGTGTATCCGGATACCACGATCGTGGCAAATACAAAATGTTTCGGGATTATGGACCAGTTCTTTGATCTGGACGCCTCTGTGAAACGTCTGACGGTGGCAGAAGGAGATACCCTGGTATTAGGAAAGCATACCCTGGCTTTCGTATTTGCCCCGATGGTTCATTGGCCGGAAGTTATGGTTACTTACGATACGACGGATAAGGTGCTCTTTTCTGCCGATGGCTTCGGAAAGTTCGGAGCCAATGACGTGGAGGAAGACTGGGCTTGTGAGGCACGCAGGTATTATATCGGAATTGTTGGAAAATACGGCGCGCAGGTGCAGAACCTTCTTAAGAAAGCGGGAGGACTGGATATCCAGGTCATTTGCCCGCTTCATGGTCCGGTCCTTAACGAGAACCTGGGATATTATTTGAACCTTTATGATATCTGGTCATCTTATCGTGTGGAAAGTGATGGAATCGTGATCGCCTATACTTCCGTATATGGCAATACGAAGAAGGCAGTGGAGCTTTTGGCGTCCAAACTGAGGGACAAGGGCTGCCCGAAGGTATCCGTCTTTGATCTTGCGCGCGATGATATGGCTGAGGCGGTGGAAGATGCGTTCCGCTATGGGAAATTGGTACTTGCCACTACGACCTACAATGCAGAGATTTTCCCGTTCATGCATACTTTTATCACACATTTGACGGAACGTAATTTCCAGAATCGTACCGTTGCATTTATCCAGAACGGAAGCTGGGCGCCGCTTGCGACCAGAGTGATGAAGAAATTATTGGAGAGCTCCAAGAATCTGACGTATGCGGAAACGGAAGTGACGATTAAGTCCGCGCTCAAGGAAGATTCCAAGGAGGCCATTGAGAAGCTGGCAGAGGAGCTTTGTCGTGATTACATCGCGCAGTCGCCGGAAAAAGCAAATAAAAATGACATGACGGCGCTTTTCAGAATCGGATATGGATTATATGTGGTGACCTGCAATGATGGCAAGAAGGATAACGGCCTGATCGTAAATACGGTGACTCAGCTCACGGATAATCCGAACCGGGTGGCAGTCAACATCAATAAACAGAATTATTCCCACCATGTGATCAAACAGACCGGGAAGCTGAATGTCAATTGTCTGTCAGTGGAGGCTCCGTTCTCCGTATTCCAGCATTTTGGATTCCAGAGCGGACGCACTGTGGACAAGTTCGCAGATTATGATGCGCTGTATTCAGATAATGGCCTTCCGTTCCTGTCACGCTACATCAATGCATTTATGTCATTGGAAGTAGAGTCTTATGTGGATCTGGGAACGCACGGTATGTTTATCTGTACGGTGTCCGAGGCGAGGGTAATGTCTGATAAGGAGACGATGACCTACACGTATTATCAGAAAAATGTGAAGCCGAAACCGCAGACGGAAGGGAAGAAAGGATTTGTCTGCACGGTCTGCGGATATATTTATGAGGGAGATACGCTTCCTGATGATATCATCTGCCCGCTCTGTAAACATGGAGCCACGGATTTTGAACCGATTGGTTAG
- a CDS encoding LysR family transcriptional regulator — MDLKQMEYFLTIAEEGTISAAARKLHLSQPPLSAQMKLLEAEIGCRLFNRGSRRIELTEAGRLLYERAQTILRLSDLTVRELQDHRDGKAGTLRIGIVSSVGDLLLKNWALPFHQNYPHMHFELFEANTYQLLEQLGANLLDFAIVRTPFQSENLIKHTLLSEPILAAGHVSFFTPKEQKADTLPLSALADKPLILYRRWANVLNQHFDLLHLKPSFFCINDDARTCVSWADAKSGVAILPASAAALLASEDLLIKHISNPALTSDICVIHNKNGYLSSGAAAFLDYMKEHPGPS, encoded by the coding sequence ATGGATTTAAAACAAATGGAATACTTTCTTACGATTGCCGAGGAAGGCACCATATCTGCCGCCGCCAGAAAGCTGCACCTTTCCCAGCCGCCCTTAAGCGCGCAGATGAAGCTGCTTGAGGCGGAGATTGGCTGCCGGCTCTTCAACCGCGGTTCCCGCAGGATCGAACTGACCGAGGCGGGCCGGCTGCTCTACGAGCGGGCACAGACGATCCTTCGGCTCTCCGACCTGACCGTTCGCGAGCTTCAGGATCACCGTGACGGCAAGGCGGGAACTCTGCGGATTGGTATCGTCTCCTCCGTGGGCGATCTGCTGCTGAAGAACTGGGCGCTTCCCTTTCACCAAAACTACCCGCATATGCATTTCGAGCTTTTTGAGGCCAACACCTATCAGCTTCTGGAGCAGCTTGGCGCCAACCTCCTGGATTTTGCCATCGTGCGGACTCCTTTTCAGTCCGAAAATCTGATCAAGCATACCTTGCTGAGCGAACCGATCCTTGCTGCCGGACATGTTTCCTTCTTTACGCCCAAAGAGCAGAAAGCGGACACCCTGCCGCTTTCTGCTCTCGCTGACAAACCGCTGATCCTTTACCGCCGCTGGGCCAATGTTCTGAATCAGCATTTTGACCTTCTGCATCTTAAGCCTTCCTTCTTCTGTATAAACGACGACGCGAGGACCTGCGTTTCCTGGGCTGACGCCAAAAGCGGCGTGGCGATCCTTCCCGCCTCGGCAGCCGCCCTTCTTGCAAGTGAGGATCTTCTGATCAAACACATCAGCAATCCGGCCCTGACCTCGGACATCTGTGTGATCCACAACAAGAACGGATATCTCTCCTCCGGAGCCGCCGCCTTTTTGGATTACATGAAGGAGCACCCTGGCCCTTCCTAA
- a CDS encoding ABC transporter ATP-binding protein, translated as MKSLLVYLKHYKKETILAPLFKLLEASFELLVPLVMAAVIDTGIAGNDKPYIVRMCLVLITLGIIGLICSITAQFFAAKAATGFSTELRYALFEHIQSFTFTEMDTLGTSTLITRMTSDVNQVQSGVNLVLRLFLRSPFIVFGAMIMAFTVDFEGALVFVVTIPLLSVVVFGVMLITMPLYRKVQANLDRVLLVTRENLTGARVIRAFNKEEEERERFEESNQILTDAQKFVGRISGLMNPLTYMIVNGATIVLIYVGAVRVDIGVLTQGEVVALLNYMSQILVELVKLANLIITVTKAIACGNRIQAVLEEKPDMQGGTCGWPAEGADKTENDERFVEPESSSFSLDDGIPVVEFDHVSLTYKGAGGESLSDISFKALKGQTIGIIGGTGSGKSSVVNLIPRFYDATAGEVRIAGRNIKEYRTDVLREKIGVVLQKAVLFKGSIAENLRWGKEDATEAEMEEALLISQAKEFVDTKEGRLDFKIEQGGRNLSGGQKQRLTIARALVKKPEILILDDSASALDFATDARLRKAIREMESRPTVFIVSQRASSIQYADQILVLDDGELAGIGTHDTLLETCPIYQEIYYSQFPKEAAENGR; from the coding sequence ATGAAATCATTACTGGTATACCTGAAACATTACAAAAAGGAGACCATTCTTGCCCCATTGTTCAAGCTGCTGGAAGCGTCGTTTGAGCTGCTGGTGCCGCTCGTGATGGCGGCGGTCATTGATACGGGAATTGCAGGTAATGACAAGCCGTATATTGTGCGAATGTGTCTGGTGCTGATCACGCTGGGAATCATCGGCCTCATCTGTTCGATCACGGCGCAGTTCTTTGCGGCGAAAGCGGCGACCGGATTTTCCACGGAGCTGAGGTACGCACTGTTTGAGCATATCCAGAGTTTTACTTTTACGGAGATGGATACGCTGGGAACTTCGACGCTGATTACCCGCATGACCAGTGACGTGAATCAGGTGCAGTCGGGAGTCAATCTGGTTCTGCGGCTGTTCCTGCGCTCACCTTTTATCGTGTTTGGCGCGATGATCATGGCGTTTACGGTGGATTTTGAGGGGGCGCTGGTGTTCGTGGTCACGATTCCGCTGCTTTCAGTGGTGGTATTTGGGGTCATGCTGATCACGATGCCGCTTTACCGGAAGGTGCAGGCGAACCTGGACCGGGTGCTTTTGGTGACGCGAGAGAATCTGACCGGCGCCAGAGTGATACGGGCGTTTAATAAGGAAGAAGAGGAAAGAGAACGGTTCGAGGAGAGCAACCAGATCCTGACCGATGCACAGAAATTTGTGGGACGTATCTCGGGGCTGATGAATCCGCTTACCTATATGATTGTAAATGGTGCGACGATCGTTCTGATCTATGTCGGGGCAGTGCGGGTGGATATCGGTGTGCTGACCCAGGGAGAGGTGGTCGCGCTTTTAAACTATATGTCCCAGATCCTGGTGGAATTGGTGAAGCTGGCGAATCTGATCATCACGGTAACCAAGGCAATCGCCTGTGGAAACCGTATTCAGGCTGTATTGGAAGAAAAGCCGGACATGCAGGGCGGAACGTGTGGCTGGCCGGCAGAAGGCGCCGACAAAACGGAGAATGATGAAAGGTTTGTAGAACCGGAAAGTAGTAGTTTCAGCCTGGACGATGGAATCCCGGTGGTAGAATTCGATCATGTATCCCTTACCTATAAAGGTGCGGGCGGGGAATCCTTAAGTGATATTTCGTTCAAGGCCTTAAAGGGACAGACCATCGGAATCATCGGCGGTACCGGTTCTGGAAAGTCATCTGTGGTGAATCTGATTCCCAGATTCTACGACGCGACCGCCGGAGAGGTGCGGATCGCAGGGCGAAATATCAAAGAGTACCGGACCGATGTGCTTCGGGAGAAAATCGGCGTGGTACTTCAGAAGGCAGTCCTGTTCAAAGGAAGCATTGCAGAGAATCTGCGCTGGGGCAAGGAAGATGCGACCGAGGCGGAGATGGAGGAGGCTCTGCTTATCTCTCAGGCGAAAGAATTCGTGGATACGAAGGAAGGCCGGCTGGATTTTAAGATTGAGCAGGGCGGAAGAAATCTTTCCGGAGGGCAGAAACAGAGGCTGACGATCGCCAGGGCGCTGGTGAAAAAGCCGGAGATCCTGATCCTGGACGACAGTGCGTCCGCGCTTGATTTTGCGACGGATGCGAGGCTGAGAAAAGCGATCCGGGAAATGGAGAGCCGTCCGACCGTTTTCATTGTATCTCAGCGGGCGTCTTCTATCCAGTACGCAGATCAGATTCTGGTGCTTGACGACGGAGAATTGGCGGGAATCGGAACGCATGATACGCTTCTTGAGACCTGCCCGATCTATCAGGAGATTTATTATTCCCAGTTCCCAAAGGAGGCGGCAGAAAATGGCAGATAA